A DNA window from Peromyscus leucopus breed LL Stock chromosome 3, UCI_PerLeu_2.1, whole genome shotgun sequence contains the following coding sequences:
- the LOC114706470 gene encoding C-type lectin domain family 4 member A-like isoform X3, with the protein MNKLDSSDMDADSPPALFKQHTQLPDEKAITKELNYTDLECTKQHSLSKDKVWSCCPKHWKPFRFHCYFTSNDSASWSESEEKCSSMGAHLMVIHSQEEQDFITKIPDPKAAYYIGLSDPGHRQWRWVDQIPYNESATFWHPGQPNNKNDNEECVVIHHPSSSWGWNDIPCSCIRKSVCQMKKIYL; encoded by the exons CTTTGTTTAAACAACATACTCAGCTTCCTGATGAAAAAGCAATTACGAAAGAACTGAATTACACTGACCTGGAGTGTACAAAACAGCATTCACTCTCGAAAG ACAAAGTCTGGAGCTGTTGCCCAAAGCACTGGAAGCCATTTAGATTCCACTGCTACTTCACTTCGAATGACTCAGCATCTTGGAGTGAGAGTGAGGAGAAGTGCTCCAGCATGGGTGCTCATCTGATGgtgatccacagccaggaagagcaG gaTTTCATCACCAAGATCCCGGATCCTAAAGCTGCTTATTATATTGGGCTTTCAGATCCAGGTCACCGACAGTGGCGCTGGGTTGATCAGATACCATACAATGAAAGTGCCAC gTTCTGGCACCCAGGGCAACCCAACAATAAGAATGACAATGAAGAATGTGTTGTAATACATCATCCTTCTTCTAGTTGGGGCTGGAATGACATCCCTTGCAGTTGTATACGGAAGTCAGTTTGtcagatgaagaaaatatatttatga